Proteins found in one Halogeometricum rufum genomic segment:
- a CDS encoding S8 family serine peptidase has protein sequence MFEIRTDPQITTGRTGGVVTVSDIRAIHGLPDPASDDAPSGAGLTVAVMDSGVDESHEVFDGIEVEHHNFTGAPDEPYDDVGHGTAVAGLIAQLSPGIERIVDLRIFGKSGSGNSKPIFDAYDWARSHADELATINLSWGSSERNREIDHEHTRLMNAGVQDVVSAGNTGETSGSPATAMDAYGIGAMTEERELTRFSSYNPGAVENPDTVALGKDVRLPRATDTSLGTVLDDDYVKASGTSFSAPIATAAMNLFVEVRKRASELPFERTAVDIPGTPEDVHGYIRYDRAVESDAAGAEVELFDLPFTDYEGVALPAGWANGATRAVLERESDRETVVRFER, from the coding sequence ATGTTCGAGATTCGGACCGACCCGCAGATAACGACCGGACGAACCGGCGGCGTGGTCACGGTCTCAGACATCCGCGCGATACACGGGCTGCCCGACCCCGCTTCGGACGACGCGCCCTCCGGCGCGGGCCTCACCGTCGCCGTGATGGACTCCGGCGTCGACGAGAGCCACGAGGTGTTCGACGGTATCGAGGTCGAACACCACAACTTCACCGGCGCGCCCGACGAACCGTACGACGACGTGGGGCACGGAACGGCCGTCGCCGGCCTCATCGCCCAACTGTCGCCCGGCATCGAGCGCATCGTCGACCTCCGCATCTTCGGAAAGAGCGGGAGCGGCAACAGCAAGCCGATATTCGACGCGTACGACTGGGCGCGGTCGCACGCCGACGAACTCGCCACCATCAACCTCTCGTGGGGGTCCAGCGAGCGGAATCGCGAAATCGACCACGAGCACACCCGCCTGATGAACGCCGGGGTGCAGGACGTCGTCTCGGCGGGGAACACCGGCGAGACGAGCGGCAGTCCGGCCACCGCGATGGACGCCTACGGAATCGGCGCCATGACCGAGGAGCGAGAGCTGACGCGGTTCAGCAGTTACAATCCCGGGGCCGTCGAGAACCCCGACACCGTGGCGCTGGGGAAGGACGTCCGCCTCCCGCGTGCGACGGACACCTCGCTGGGGACCGTTCTCGACGACGACTACGTGAAGGCCAGCGGGACGAGTTTCAGCGCCCCTATCGCCACCGCGGCGATGAACCTCTTCGTCGAGGTGCGGAAGCGAGCGTCGGAACTCCCCTTCGAGCGCACGGCGGTGGACATCCCGGGGACGCCGGAGGACGTCCACGGCTACATCCGCTACGACCGCGCGGTCGAGTCGGACGCCGCCGGTGCCGAGGTGGAACTGTTCGACCTGCCCTTCACCGACTACGAGGGCGTGGCGCTCCCGGCCGGGTGGGCGAACGGGGCGACCCGCGCGGTCCTCGAACGGGAGAGCGACCGGGAGACGGTGGTCCGGTTCGAGCGGTGA
- a CDS encoding DUF5518 domain-containing protein, with protein MSTIFTRRTGRNVSLGVLVGLLASYVPFVSLVAPLIGGGVAGYLERAGTRRGALVGGIVGLAVAVVASILSLGVAVANLDVGTVGGVPVLGLLLAGALWTVVAAVGGALGAVVEADRAERAARVDAGDGESRPRAVPVFASVLAAVVTFVGVGLGVTALLDPYIWPSMVVGIPFGALAGVAVGVLSYHVLLTRSGRRGLGRTPGAS; from the coding sequence ATGAGCACCATCTTCACTCGTAGAACCGGTCGTAACGTCTCCCTCGGCGTCCTCGTCGGACTCCTTGCGAGTTACGTCCCGTTCGTCTCGCTCGTCGCGCCCCTCATCGGAGGCGGGGTGGCGGGCTACCTCGAACGGGCGGGGACTCGGCGCGGCGCGCTCGTCGGCGGCATCGTCGGCCTCGCCGTCGCCGTCGTCGCGAGCATCCTCTCGCTGGGCGTCGCCGTGGCGAACCTCGACGTCGGCACCGTCGGCGGCGTCCCGGTCCTCGGCCTCCTCTTGGCCGGCGCGCTCTGGACCGTCGTCGCCGCCGTCGGCGGCGCGCTGGGTGCCGTGGTCGAGGCCGACAGGGCCGAACGCGCCGCGCGCGTCGACGCCGGCGACGGGGAGTCCCGGCCGCGCGCCGTCCCCGTCTTCGCGAGCGTCCTCGCCGCCGTCGTCACGTTCGTCGGCGTCGGTCTCGGAGTGACGGCGCTCCTCGACCCGTACATCTGGCCGTCGATGGTCGTCGGCATCCCCTTCGGCGCTCTCGCGGGCGTCGCCGTGGGCGTCCTCAGCTACCACGTCCTCCTGACCCGGTCGGGCCGCCGCGGCCTCGGGCGGACTCCCGGCGCGTCGTAG
- a CDS encoding PKD domain-containing protein — MPDNTTHWTTRTLAVVLAALTVLSMAGGVVSAAGTTSISVSPAQSELAPGETTTVEVVLDDADGGVGSGQVGVQLSDPSVATIVDVAAGSSPGSTDLSVAADGSAASAVYAFDDTADAGSVTVLTVTLEGQAAGTTAIDVVSPSEAGGLDLGLFLSDEGGTGYTLSSVGSATLTVAETNAPPTVSITGPSSAQVGDELTFEASAADADGSVAGYDWTLGDGTTVSGQSVTHAYAAAGEYEVEVSVTDDDGATTTATQTVTVTEAPAPADFQVSGLTAPTTATQGDSVTVSATVENVGGQQATQTVAFSFDGSVAQTESVTLAGGASQTVSFAVDTAGVAAGTYTHGVATDNDTATAQLTVSEPTPDPVPADFQVTNLAVPSPVTQGDSATVTATVENVGDEQGTQTVSLSADGSAVGSEELTLAGGASQQVSFAVDTTGLSSGAYAVVLATENDSASATMTVEAEADPEPPADGQASTNVSLSPSQDLLGVNQNGTYDIVVDPVDGGVGAYSITLSLSNPSVGSIAGVELAGGGLSDVQLAEDGSSVTIETVMVDTNDTGPVTLGTVAVQGAVEGESDLSIDVTTLGTEAGTAYDVDDVQGSSLTVTTLVVGDSDGPAADGDDDGLHEDVNGDGVVDVLDVQTLFYYRNSDTTVSNPEAFDFNGDGTFDILDVQWLYYNEVAQNSEDA, encoded by the coding sequence ATGCCCGATAACACAACTCACTGGACCACCAGGACGCTCGCGGTCGTGCTGGCGGCGCTCACCGTCCTCTCGATGGCCGGTGGCGTCGTCAGTGCGGCCGGGACGACGAGTATCAGCGTATCGCCCGCTCAATCAGAACTCGCACCCGGCGAGACGACGACGGTCGAAGTCGTCCTCGACGACGCCGACGGCGGCGTCGGGTCCGGACAGGTCGGGGTCCAACTCAGCGACCCGAGCGTCGCGACCATCGTCGACGTCGCTGCGGGGAGTTCCCCCGGTAGTACGGACCTCTCGGTCGCGGCCGACGGCTCCGCGGCGAGCGCCGTCTACGCGTTCGACGACACCGCGGACGCCGGCTCGGTCACGGTCCTCACCGTCACGCTGGAGGGTCAGGCGGCCGGGACGACAGCTATCGACGTCGTCTCGCCGTCGGAGGCGGGCGGCCTCGACCTGGGGCTGTTCCTGTCCGACGAGGGCGGCACCGGCTACACGCTCTCGTCAGTCGGGAGCGCCACGCTGACCGTCGCGGAGACGAACGCGCCGCCGACCGTCTCGATAACCGGTCCGTCGAGCGCGCAGGTGGGCGACGAACTGACGTTCGAGGCGTCCGCCGCCGACGCCGACGGCTCGGTCGCCGGCTACGACTGGACCCTCGGCGACGGCACGACCGTCTCCGGCCAGTCCGTCACGCACGCGTACGCCGCGGCGGGCGAGTACGAGGTCGAGGTGAGCGTGACCGACGACGACGGCGCGACGACGACGGCGACGCAGACGGTCACCGTCACCGAAGCGCCCGCACCGGCCGACTTCCAGGTCTCGGGCCTGACCGCGCCGACGACGGCGACGCAGGGCGACTCGGTGACGGTCTCGGCGACGGTCGAGAACGTCGGCGGCCAGCAGGCGACGCAGACCGTCGCGTTCAGCTTCGACGGGAGCGTCGCACAGACGGAGAGCGTGACGCTCGCGGGCGGCGCGAGTCAGACCGTCTCCTTCGCGGTCGACACCGCCGGCGTCGCCGCCGGCACGTACACGCACGGCGTCGCGACCGACAACGACACCGCGACCGCACAGCTCACGGTCTCGGAACCGACGCCCGACCCCGTCCCGGCGGACTTCCAGGTGACGAACCTGGCCGTCCCGTCGCCGGTGACGCAGGGTGACTCGGCGACGGTCACCGCGACGGTCGAGAACGTCGGCGACGAACAGGGAACGCAGACGGTCTCGCTCTCCGCAGACGGGTCGGCCGTCGGGAGCGAGGAACTGACGCTCGCGGGCGGTGCGAGCCAACAGGTCAGCTTCGCAGTCGATACGACCGGGCTCTCGTCCGGCGCGTACGCCGTCGTCCTCGCGACGGAGAACGACAGCGCGAGCGCGACGATGACCGTCGAAGCGGAGGCCGACCCCGAACCGCCGGCGGACGGCCAGGCGTCTACGAACGTCAGCCTCTCGCCGTCGCAGGACCTCCTCGGCGTGAACCAGAACGGGACGTACGACATCGTGGTCGACCCGGTCGACGGCGGCGTCGGGGCGTACAGCATCACGCTGTCGCTCTCGAACCCCAGCGTCGGGAGCATCGCCGGCGTCGAACTCGCGGGCGGCGGGCTCTCTGACGTGCAACTGGCCGAGGACGGCTCGTCGGTCACCATCGAGACCGTCATGGTCGACACGAACGACACCGGCCCGGTGACGCTCGGTACCGTCGCGGTACAGGGCGCCGTCGAGGGCGAGAGCGACCTCTCGATAGACGTGACGACGCTCGGCACCGAGGCCGGGACGGCCTACGACGTGGACGACGTTCAGGGCTCGTCGCTGACCGTCACGACGCTGGTCGTCGGCGACTCCGACGGTCCGGCCGCCGACGGCGACGACGACGGACTCCACGAGGACGTCAACGGCGACGGCGTCGTGGACGTGCTGGACGTCCAGACGCTGTTCTACTACCGGAACAGCGACACGACGGTGTCGAACCCCGAAGCCTTCGACTTCAACGGCGACGGGACCTTCGACATCCTCGACGTCCAGTGGCTGTACTACAACGAGGTCGCACAGAACAGCGAGGACGCCTGA